One Candidatus Nanosynbacter featherlites genomic region harbors:
- a CDS encoding type II secretion system protein, translating to MINTQDKKGFTIIEVVLVLGIAALIFLMVFIAVPVLNRNQRDTARKNDLSLVSTAVTNYSNANRGAWPGTEKLRSFLGTDLSKYTNKDHVSVDSKKNSVTVSDTEIQVVTGMKCGESSKEKQELEPGTSRQFAVVVLLEGGPTHFCQDSGA from the coding sequence ATGATCAACACACAAGATAAAAAAGGCTTTACGATCATAGAAGTGGTATTGGTTCTGGGTATCGCAGCACTGATATTCCTAATGGTCTTCATCGCTGTTCCAGTACTAAACCGTAACCAACGTGACACGGCTCGTAAAAACGACTTGAGCCTTGTTTCAACTGCAGTTACTAACTACTCCAATGCTAACCGTGGCGCGTGGCCAGGCACTGAGAAACTCCGATCATTTTTGGGCACAGATCTGTCAAAATACACCAACAAAGATCACGTGTCAGTTGACAGTAAAAAGAATTCAGTTACTGTTAGCGACACCGAAATTCAGGTTGTTACTGGCATGAAATGTGGTGAAAGCTCTAAGGAGAAACAGGAATTAGAACCTGGTACTTCACGGCAGTTTGCGGTCGTGGTACTGCTTGAAGGTGGCCCAACTCACTTCTGCCAAGACAGCGGTGCTTAA